Proteins encoded in a region of the Phoenix dactylifera cultivar Barhee BC4 chromosome 3, palm_55x_up_171113_PBpolish2nd_filt_p, whole genome shotgun sequence genome:
- the LOC103705464 gene encoding uncharacterized protein LOC103705464 has translation MSPVGAGGGGRTMSWHEELASLVEDAGIQYTAGVEAAAAAAAPAEGVVGDPRGRVFGEGYYGDEDGAAPVEESLKDQVKGFLVATAEMLQELGRGCRDIVQQSLEGAEDAYVVKKLRGPLAAASSRLSFLNEYLPEDRDPMHAWPVVICVFLLALTALNVNSGNVTSVQQPKQLYIGPPNASRIQLPDGRHMAYQEQGVQAERARISLIAPHSFLSSRMAGLPGLKTSLLEEFGVRLVTYDLPGFGESDPHPSRNLNSSALDMLHLANALGVTDKFWVMGYSAGSMHTWAAVRYIPDRLAGVAMFAPIVNPYDSSMTKEEKRKSWEKWTMKRKLMYVLARRFPSLLPYFYRRSFLSGKQGKLEQWLSLSLGKKDKSLLEEPNFSEFWEKDVAESVRQGHSKPFVEEAVLQVSDWGFNLADVQVQKPHQGQGLLQWLKSIYSPAERQWTGFLGPIHIWQGMDDWVMPPSMTEFVRRVVPGATVHRLLGEGHFSYFCFCDECHRHIFSTLFGIPQGPLGIPQGPLGIAQGPLGSLLEEDQPSPEEICEETAWHNCTEQE, from the exons ATGTCGCCTGTGGGCGCCGGCGGAGGCGGACGAACGATGTCGTGGCATGAGGAGCTTGCGAGCCTGGTGGAGGACGCCGGGATCCAGTACACCGCCGGCGTggaagcggcggcggcggcggcggcgcctgCGGAGGGGGTGGTTGGGGATCCGAGAGGCAGGGTATTCGGGGAAGGGTACTACGGGGACGAGGACGGGGCGGCGCCGGTGGAGGAGAGCTTAAAGGATCAGGTGAAGGGTTTCTTGGTGGCGACGGCGGAGATGCTTCAAGAGTTGGGGCGAGGGTGCCGGGATATAGTGCAGCAGAGCCTGGAGGGGGCGGAGGACGCCTACGTCGTCAAGAAGCTCCGGGGACCGTTGGCCGCAGCGTCGAGCCGGCTCAGTTTCTTGAACGAGTACCTGCCGGAGGATCGCGATCCAATGCATGCTTGGCCGGTCGTCATCTGCGTGTTCCTTCTCGCGCTTACAG CATTGAATGTAAATAGCGGAAATGTAACTTCGGTGCAACAACCAAAGCAACTGTACATAGGCCCCCCAAATGCAAGTCGAATCCAACTTCCAGATGGAAGACACATGGCATATCAGGAACAAGGAGTTCAAGCTGAAAGAGCTAGAATTTCTTTGATAGCTCCTCATTCCTTTCTTTCATCTCGAATGGCAG GACTGCCTGGCCTTAAAACATCACTCCTAGAGGAGTTTGGAGTTCGATTGGTTACATATGACCTCCCAGGTTTTGGTGAAAGTGATCCTCACCCGAGCAGAAATCTTAATTCATCAGCCCTGGATATGCTTCATTTAGCAAATGCTCTGGGAGTTACAGACAAGTTCTGGGTGATGGGCTACTCAGCTGGAAGCATGCACACGTGGGCAGCTGTTCGCTATATTCCTGACAGACTCGCAG GTGTAGCTATGTTTGCTCCAATAGTTAATCCATATGATTCCAGCATGACCAAGGAAGAGAAACGTAAATCCTGGGAAAAGTGGACAATGAAGAGGAAATTGATGTATGTTTTAGCTCGGagatttccttctcttcttccataTTTTTATCGCCGAAGCTTTCTATCAGGAAAACAAGGGAAGCTTGAACAGTGGTTATCATTGTCATTGGGGAAGAAG GATAAATCTTTATTGGAAGAACCAAATTTTAGTGAATTCTGGGAGAAGGATGTTGCAGAATCAGTTCGCCAGGGACACTCTAAGCCATTTGTGGAGGAAGCTGTGCTGCAAGTATCAGATTGGGGTTTCAACCTGGCTGATGTTCAGGTGCAGAAGCCACATCAGGGTCAAGGCCTTCTTCAATGGCTCAAGTCCATATACAGTCCAGCTGAACGCCAGTGGACAGGCTTTCTTGGTCCAATACACATTTGGCAG GGTATGGATGATTGGGTGATGCCACCGTCGATGACTGAATTTGTACGTCGAGTAGTTCCAGGAGCCACCGTGCATAGACTGCTAGGCGAAGGTCATTTCTCCTATTTCTGTTTCTGTGATGAGTGCCATAGACACATATTTTCTACCCTTTTTGGCATTCCTCAAGGTCCTCTGGGCATTCCTCAAGGTCCTCTCGGCATTGCTCAAGGTCCTCTCGGCAGCCTTTTGGAGGAGGATCAGCCATCACCTGAAGAAATCTGTGAAGAAACTGCATGGCATAACTGTACTGAACAAGAATGA